TTTGGCTATCCAggtttctttccttcctctcttagAATTTCTCCTCACcatcctgatctctctctctttccagctGCCCATTGACTTCCAGGAGCGGGTGAGCTCCCACATAGAGAAGCACGGCTGCGACGTCACAATGGCACTGTGCCACTCATCCTACTCCGATGCTGTGCCCACCGCCGTCATCGCCAAGGTGCTAGAGAAGCCCGAGCCGGGCAGCAGCTGCCCAGTCACCCACTCAACCAGCCCCCAGCCATTGGTGGACGAGGGCCATGACTATGATTTCGTGACCAATAGCGTGGTCGGTGAAATCTTTCAGCGCCGTACCGCCTTCCGGACTGCCGACCTGTACTGTAGTGACACGGCCCTCTACTGCCCCGGGCGCTGGCAGGAGCGCAGGCAGAGCGTAGAGGTCCACGGCCTCCCCAAAGATCTCTTCCCTCAGGCCCAGAACTCCAACCCTCAGGAGGTGGCCTTCCATTCAGGTAACTTCTCCCAACACAGGGCCCCCTCCTTCCACGGAGAGTTTACTGTGGGCTCCTTGCCGCTCTCTAGCTCCTACTCCAGCTTCAGCCAGGCTTccgaggaggagaagggaggggaaggCTGCGGCGGCGGCACCAGCAGCGCCATGTCCTCCTCCCACCAGGCTCTCTACATGGACTGGCGGGATGGGGGGTACGGTGAACACAAGAGCACCTCTTCTTATGAGAAGGACAGCCCTCCCAGCCTCAGCCTCTTCCCCAAGTCCCACAGCTTCCAGCACATGGCGATGCTCCCTTCCCCCAACCCGGCGAAAGGCGGTGGCGGCTCTTCGCCAGCATACGTGCACACGCCGTCCTGCGGCTGCAGTGAGCCGTACCACTCGCCACACCTAGCATCGTTGCACAGCCAGGGCTCAGACCAGGGTGTAGGAGGACCCCGGGCGGTGGAGCGCTCGGACAGCCAGGCCAGCATAGGTGTCCCCACCGAAGAAGAACTGTCTGGAAGCTGGAGGCAGCTGAGTGTAGAGGACATCAACTCGTACTCCTACAACTGCAATCCGGGCCGCATGTCTCCCTACAGCTTTTCCGAGCAGCACTTCACCTTCCAGGAGGGGGACGCGAACGTCTCTCTCCACAGCCATGTGCTGGACCAGTGCTTGGCCGCTGCAGTCGGTGGTGGCGGACTCTCACCCAGTCCCAAACACCCCAGCATGGGCCTGCGGGGCAGGCCCCAGCCCCTTTACAGAGCCAAGGAGGACAGCCAGGACTCAGAGTGCAGCCAGTTCCTCTCAGGAAGCTTGAAGGACAAGGAGAGCGGGGCGGCTGGAGCGGCACGGGTGACCATGAACAAGGAGCATGTGGATGCGAGCCCCAACAGCTTGGCCAAGTCCTTAGACCACCAAAGCTCCCTGGAAGCCCCCGGTCTGCAGCAGCAACActaccagagggagagagtgaggcccAGCCTGAGCCTAGCTATTCCCAGGAAGAGTTCTCAACACCACCAAAAATTTGGAAGCACAGGAACAGGACTTAACAGGAAGGACAGTCTTACCAAGGCCCAGCTGTACGGCACCCTCCTGAACTGAACAGCTCGGTAACACTTTAGACTTGACaggtataatgcattatgatgcgGTTATAATTAATTGTAAGACTTGTCATAAGCACGTATGACCCCTTATAAAAAGTCTTAATTTTATCTCAATGGACAAATAACAGCAATTGTGAGCAAGTTGAAAATATACTTCATAAAAAGCCATAACATATTGTAACCCTTGTAATAAGAAATAAAAAAGCTCATGCGTGCTTATAACAAGTAATTTAAAAAAGTACAATTATACCGGTTAGCTTGAAGTAGTGTTACCAACAGCTCTTCCTTTTACGCGTGACAATTATGTACATCATGTTTTCTGTGGCAAACACACAGTTGGTGTGGATTTGAGATGTTTTTGTAATCCGGCGAAGGCAGGCTTCAAGCTGTCAGATGCTACACAgctgtgttttttgggggggctgtTTATGTCATGATACGGTGTAGTtatcagagagaccagacaccagATTTCCTACAGTATATCATCCCTTATTCTCTGAGACAGCCATTCAGCAAGCTCAAAGCTATTTCGGAGAAGGCTCACAAGACAAATTATCGCTTAACAATTACGACAGTATTGAGGCAGTAACTATTGTACTAAATACATAAGCTATTAGCATTTGAAGTATGTCAGTAACACAACATAATTTAGTACAAGCATAATGTCTACCATTCATttcggcagacagacagacctatgcTGTGAGAGCTAATGGCTCCAAGTTCCCATCAAACCCCCGCTATTGAGAATTTCATTACAATGGCATAATACCAACTAAAGGCTACATAAACTcctcagcaaaaaagaaaaaaaaaaagaaaaatcctttcactgtcaactgcatttattttcagcaaacttaacaagtATAAATATTTTATGAACATAAcacgattcaacaactgagacaagttccacagacatgtgattaACAGAAAAAAGTAACAGAGACAAGCAtcttcatggactgcaccagatgtgcccgttcttgctgtgagatgtgttaccccattcttccaccaaagcacctgcaagttcccagaatTTTTAATGgcaatggccctagccctcaccctccgatccaacaggtcccagacgtgctcaatgggattgagatccgggctcttcgattggcagaacactgacattcctgtctggcAGGAAATCAGGCACAAAATGAGCAGTATGGcaatgtcatgctggagggtcatgtcaggatgagcctgcaggaaggatatcacatgagggaggaggatgtcttccctgtaacgcacagcgttgagattgcctgcaatgacaagctcagtccgatgatgcagtgaaacacctccccagaccatgacggacactccacctccaaatcaatcccgcttcagattacaggcctcagtgtaacactcattcctttgacgataaatgcgaatccgaccatcacccctggtgagacaaaaccacgactcatcagtgaagagcactttttgccagttctgtctagtccagcgacggtgggattgtgcccataggtgacgttgttacctggtgatgtctggtgaggacctgccttacaacaagccctcagtccaggacgctctcagcctattacggacagtctgagcactgatggagggattgtgcgttcctagtgtaactcggacagttgttgctgccatcctgtacctgtcccgcaggtgtgaggttcggatgtaccaatcctgtgcaggtgttgttacatgtggtcttccactgcgaggacgatcagctgtctgtcctgtctccctgtcttaggcgtctcacagtatggacattgccatttattgccctggccacatctgcagtcctcatgcctccttgcagcatgcctaaggcacgttcacgcagatgagcagggaccctgggcatctttcttttggtgtttttcagaatcagtcgaaaggcctctttagtgtcctaagttttcataactgtgaccttaatttcctaccgtctgtaaactgttagtatcttaatgaccgttccacatgtgcatgttcattaaacaagcatgggaaacagtttttaaaccctttacaatgaagatctgtgaagttatttggatttttactaattatctttgaaagacagggttctgaaaaagggacatttcttttttttgctgagtttatgagtCTCGAAAGCTGTTAACTTCTAAGGCCTCATTTGCTCATGTACAAACTGCATGttgtgcatttggaaagtgttcagaccccttgaccttttccacattttattccgttacagctttattctaaaatggattgaatccCCCTtcccccatctacacacaataccccataatgacaaagcaaaatctggtttttagaaatgttcgcaaaattataaaaacatttaaaactgaaatattacatttatataagtattcagaccctttactcagtactttgctgatgCACTTTGGACAGCGATAACagcctgatcaaggcccttctcccacgattgctcagttttgccgggagtccagctctaggaagagatttggtggttccaaacttcttccatttaagaatgatggaggtcactgtgttcttggacttTTGATGATGCAgagatgttttggtacccttccccacatctgtgcctcgacacaatcctgtcttggagctctatggacaattccttcgaccttgtggcctggtttttgctctgacgtgcagtgtcaactgtgggaccttatatggacaggtgtgtgccttgaCAAagtatgtccaatcaatttaatttaccacaggtgaactccaatcaagttgaagaaacatcaaggatggtcaatggaaacaggatgcacccgagctcaatttccagtcacatagtaaagggtctgaaaaggTGTATAAATAAggtattgttttttaaaatttaaaataAATTTGCACCTCAAGAAAAGTTATTGctttgtgtagattgaggaaaaacgatttaatcaattttagaataaggctgtgatgtaacaaaatgtgaaaaaaagggaaagggtctgaatactttacgaatgcactgtatgaaaAGTGTTTAACCTTTAACCTTAGAGTGATTTCTTCTAGGCAGCAACTCATGGTTAGCACCTGAACATTAGGGAGAGACTACAGAAATAATTGTTAAATGTCTCTTATCCAATTGACATGCATATTGATACTTAGGAGGAAGACGCCTGAATAATAAATGTCATGCACTGGGATTCGATGAATCAAAAGAATAGACTGTTAAATAATCATTTCAAAGACATATTGTACATTGTAATACAAATGTAACAAGTTGGTGGAGCAGTATGGGGCATTTCCCTTCCAATAATACTGAAAATAAGGAATATATATGTACTATATTATTTCTAGGAAAATATCCCCACAGAACAGACGTTGACAACCCTTTTGATAAAAAGTGAGATACTGATAAAGGATTTAAAAGGTTGCACAGCAGGGTGTAAAATATTCCATGTACCAGGGCTAATTTTACTCTGTCTAAATATTACATGTAGGAATTTGGCCAGAGCACCTAATCTCTCAACTTCGCTGTTTTGATTGTCCAAATTGGAAAAGAGCATGAATTCAATGCTGTTGCATGAATACCCAACCACTAGCTAGTACATTTTGCCTTAATTCTGTTCAGTATCAAGTCCTCTTTTTTCTACACTTctgacagtggtgtgtgtgtatatggtattAATGTTAATTAATATACCAGCCAGGTTTCCTACTCTAGAATCTTGTTGGCATCGGCCATATTGGATCTCTAACTAAAACAAGGTAAGTCCTCTCACTGtggctttttattttattttttataaacttTCCCCAAAACTTTAAGACCAGGACACGTTGTTCATGCCCTGGTCTCAGGATACCATCTGGGGGAGGTGGACACCTGCAAAATGCTGCTAaagccagggacagagagagcacagaggcaGTTGCCCCCCTCTGTGCACTGGCATCACTGTACCTCTTCCACCAGGCAGCCGTTTTGGTACTTTGTCCATTTTGTTGCAGACCTGATGGTTTCCCTAAATCGAAACTACTGTACAGAAGGGGCCCAGATTTATATTTATATCCTGGTTATGTTGATGTTCTTGAGTTTGACCCCTGAATAAATtgtcctcctgtcctgttctaccTCAGACTATGTACGACAAATAACTTTTCAAGTACCAACAGGCCAGCTGGTTGTTTGATGCATGTTTCTATATTTTTGCTGTATGTTTATTTACGTATTAATAAAGGAGGTTTCTGCATTATGATGCATTAACATGACAATTATTTGGCAGCCACGTCAAATCAAtccaaa
Above is a genomic segment from Oncorhynchus gorbuscha isolate QuinsamMale2020 ecotype Even-year linkage group LG10, OgorEven_v1.0, whole genome shotgun sequence containing:
- the LOC124046909 gene encoding brain-enriched guanylate kinase-associated protein-like, whose product is MGNYKTHSRTDRAESQEGPAQVLKVKWDSTQSLSSSSNQGQAKVVTFSAQQEQKVDERLKFSQFLDEVTNRVLIPGSPWESFNPVQQRELAAGATSWYSPMSSSLQTILQLQDPRVDCVNLMHQWSKYSLPSCKVLDPGEGLRKVGQGESCFYSELESVETDIDIVRRQDEQEFNGSLERGRERERRIMCGSPEPPRDDFHKRLSYTTHKLEMVESEFDSTRQYLETELRRAQEELEKFTDKLRRIQSSYAAQQRINQDLEDKVHRTSQHHEDKKRALSREIIALNNHLLEAKITIEKLRGDNDLYRKDCNLAAQLLQCSKSHHRAHKLSELPIDFQERVSSHIEKHGCDVTMALCHSSYSDAVPTAVIAKVLEKPEPGSSCPVTHSTSPQPLVDEGHDYDFRRTAFRTADLYCSDTALYCPGRWQERRQSVEVHGLPKDLFPQAQNSNPQEVAFHSGNFSQHRAPSFHGEFTVGSLPLSSSYSSFSQASEEEKGGEGCGGGTSSAMSSSHQALYMDWRDGGYGEHKSTSSYEKDSPPSLSLFPKSHSFQHMAMLPSPNPAKGGGGSSPAYVHTPSCGCSEPYHSPHLASLHSQGSDQGVGGPRAVERSDSQASIGVPTEEELSGSWRQLSVEDINSYSYNCNPGRMSPYSFSEQHFTFQEGDANVSLHSHVLDQCLAAAVGGGGLSPSPKHPSMGLRGRPQPLYRAKEDSQDSECSQFLSGSLKDKESGAAGAARVTMNKEHVDASPNSLAKSLDHQSSLEAPGLQQQHYQRERVRPSLSLAIPRKSSQHHQKFGSTGTGLNRKDSLTKAQLYGTLLN